The genomic region CGGGTTAACCATTACGCCATTTCTGAATTACTCGGATTATGACGGTGACTATGATGACGGGGCATTTGCAGATGGAGACAACAGGTATGAAGCTCATTTGTTAAATACCGGGGCTCGCTTGCGTTATGAAACCGGCCATTTAGAAATTCATGAGGCGGCTACATTCACTCAAACTGAACGTAAATTTACGGATAGCTTCGGAGTGTTCAATCCGGAAGCCTCACTGTTTAATTCTGATTTGTATGCTACCTATAACAAATTTGAGCAAGTTCGGTTTTTAGCCGGCTTTAACATTCAAAGCCTGAACTTTGAACTGGATAATATTGATGAAGGCTCACAGATTATAAGTCCTTATGTAACTACATATCTCGAGTCGGGTTTTGGATTGAATGGCGAGCTTGGTCTGCGGCTTAACAACCATTCCGAATATGGAACCAACTGGACTTTTAATATTGCTCCCGTATATAACTTGAATGATCAAATAAAGTTATTGGCATCACTAAGCTCCGGTTTTAAAGCCCCGACCCTGAATGAATTATTTGGTCCCTTTGGTGCGAATACGGATTTAAAGCCTCAACAAAGCCTTACTTTTGATACCGGCATTGAATTTCAATCTTCTGATGCTCGCCTGAGCGCAAGTGTTATTTACTTTATCCGAAATATTGAAGACCTGATATCTTATGATATGAATTCGGGATATATAAATGTTAACGAACAGAATGATTCAGGGATAGAGGTATCGACGCAGTACAGGTTACCCACTACCCAAGTTGAGTTATTTTATAATTATCTCGATGGAGCCATTACCCAAAACGGTGAGGAAATTGACAACCTTATTCGCCGTCCCGATCACCAATTCGGCGCGACAATAAATCAGACTATAAATGAAAACCTGTTTTTGAATTTAAGAAGTCAGTTTGTGGGAGAAAGGAGCGACCTGTTTTATAATCCCAACACCTTTAGCAATGAAGAAGTAGAGTTAGATAACTATGTCTTGATTGATGCTACTGTACAGTATCAATTCTCGGATGGAAGGATGACTGTATTTGCTTCGGCTAATAACCTTCTTGATGTAAATTATACAGAAGTTTATGGCTTCAATACCCCGGGGGCACACTTTAAAGCCGGTGTGAAGTTTTCTTACTGAACCCATTCATGCCTCATAAAGCTATAAATATTAAATATTATATACTGACCGTTAAATATTATTTAATTTATTCAAATATAAATATGAAAAATTATTTTTTGATGAAGTAAAAATTCATTTAAAATATTTGCCATAAAAATTTGAATATTTTTATCGGTGTGGATAACTCATCCGTTAAAAATGATAGATATGGATGTAAAAAAGCCTTTTAAGTTATTTAGAAGGCTTTTTTTATAACTGGAATAAAATGGGTGAGAAAATATATAATATTATATTCAATAATAATTATAAGATTACGATACTTTATAAAATGAGAGAATTGCAATGTGGATAAGTATTCAATTTTGTGGAAAAGTAATGGATTTTTTTCTTGCTGTGTGTTGCTCTCTCGTCTATATTAATTCGTACTTCTTTAGGAGATAAGTATCGGGAAATTGTTAGAATTGTCTCTCATCTACGAAGGGTAAAAAGGAACATTAACGCTAACGAAGTACGCCAATGAAATTTAATCGCTTTTATACTAAGTCGGACTGGAAAACACCATTTGATAACATAGAATTTGCTACCCGCACCTCTGAAATTAAAAACCCTGACGGTTCTCAGGTATTCCATATGGAAAATGTGGTTGTTCCTGAAAGCTGGAGTCAGGTAGCTACAGATGTAATCGCCCAAAAATATTTTCGCAAAGCAGGGGTGCCGGCGAAACTGAAAAAGATTTCTGAGAAGGGAGTTCCCAAATGGTTACAGCGTTCTGAGCCTGATGAAAAAGCGCTTAAAAAACTGGATGAAGAAGAACGTTTTACACATGAGATAGATAGCAAACAAGTCTTTCATCGTTTGGCGGGATGTTGGACTTACTGGGGTTGGAAACACGACTACTTTGATAGCGAAGAAGATGCAAAAGTATTTTATGATGAGTTAGCATACATGTTGGCGAATCAAATGGCTGCACCTAACAGTCCGCAATGGTTTAATACGGGGCTGCATTGGGCATATGGAATTAACGGACCTGCGCAAGGTCATTATTATGTAGACGGTAAAACAGGTGAACTGAAAAAATCAGAAGACGCCT from Gracilimonas sp. harbors:
- a CDS encoding TonB-dependent receptor; this encodes MKSLFTITLIVLLAVSQTSFAQVADTLDLGEVVITASKTPTTERETTKPVTVIGREEIERYSGSSISELLNQQNGVLINGALSSPGKDKSVYLRGASTQYTLILIDGFPVTDPSGEGGAFDLRLLPLENVERIEIVKGSMSTLYGSDAIAGVINIITKKPADGDFNLNGKAAYGSFNTNELSLGANGKTGMIGYSVNLSREFTDGISEAEPDENTDFNKDGFERKAVNTQLSVTPLDGLTITPFLNYSDYDGDYDDGAFADGDNRYEAHLLNTGARLRYETGHLEIHEAATFTQTERKFTDSFGVFNPEASLFNSDLYATYNKFEQVRFLAGFNIQSLNFELDNIDEGSQIISPYVTTYLESGFGLNGELGLRLNNHSEYGTNWTFNIAPVYNLNDQIKLLASLSSGFKAPTLNELFGPFGANTDLKPQQSLTFDTGIEFQSSDARLSASVIYFIRNIEDLISYDMNSGYINVNEQNDSGIEVSTQYRLPTTQVELFYNYLDGAITQNGEEIDNLIRRPDHQFGATINQTINENLFLNLRSQFVGERSDLFYNPNTFSNEEVELDNYVLIDATVQYQFSDGRMTVFASANNLLDVNYTEVYGFNTPGAHFKAGVKFSY